A genomic segment from Streptomyces sp. NBC_00459 encodes:
- the purM gene encoding phosphoribosylformylglycinamidine cyclo-ligase, with protein sequence MSATNSASGASYAAAGVDIEAGDRAVELMKEWVKKTQRPEVLGGLGGFAGLFDASALKRFERPLLASATDGVGTKVDIARQLGVYDTIGHDLVAMVMDDIVVCGAEPLFMTDYICVGKVHPERVAAIVKGIAEGCVLAGCALVGGETAEHPGLLGPDDFDVAGAGTGVVEADRLLGADRIRTGDAVIAMAASGLHSNGYSLVRHVLLKQGGLALDAHIEEFGHTLGEELLVPTKIYSLDCLALMRTTDVHAYSHITGGGLAANLARVIPDTLHAIVDRSTWTPAPVFDLVGKTGSVERLELEKTLNMGVGMIAIVPEDSADVALATLADRGVEAWVAGEITDRADHATGAELVGDYARA encoded by the coding sequence ATGTCTGCGACCAACTCTGCTTCCGGCGCCTCCTACGCGGCCGCCGGCGTCGACATCGAAGCGGGCGACCGCGCCGTCGAGCTGATGAAGGAGTGGGTGAAGAAGACGCAGCGCCCCGAGGTCCTCGGCGGCCTCGGCGGCTTCGCCGGCCTCTTCGACGCCTCCGCCCTCAAGCGCTTCGAGCGCCCGCTGCTCGCCTCCGCGACCGACGGCGTCGGCACGAAGGTCGACATCGCCCGGCAGCTGGGCGTGTACGACACCATCGGGCACGACCTGGTCGCCATGGTCATGGACGACATCGTGGTGTGCGGCGCCGAACCGCTGTTCATGACCGACTACATCTGTGTCGGCAAGGTCCACCCCGAGCGTGTCGCCGCGATCGTCAAGGGCATCGCCGAAGGCTGCGTACTGGCCGGATGCGCTCTGGTCGGCGGCGAGACGGCCGAACACCCGGGTCTGCTCGGCCCGGACGACTTCGACGTCGCCGGCGCCGGTACGGGCGTCGTGGAGGCCGACCGGCTGCTCGGCGCGGATCGTATCCGTACGGGTGACGCGGTGATCGCCATGGCGGCTTCCGGGCTTCACTCGAACGGGTACTCGCTCGTGCGGCATGTGCTGCTGAAGCAGGGCGGGCTGGCCCTGGACGCGCACATCGAGGAGTTCGGGCACACGCTCGGCGAGGAACTCCTCGTCCCCACCAAGATCTACTCCCTCGACTGCCTGGCCCTCATGCGCACCACAGATGTGCACGCCTACTCGCACATCACCGGTGGCGGTCTGGCCGCCAACCTGGCCCGGGTGATTCCGGACACCCTGCACGCGATCGTCGACCGCTCCACCTGGACCCCGGCCCCGGTCTTCGACCTCGTCGGGAAGACGGGTTCCGTCGAACGCCTGGAGCTGGAGAAGACGCTGAACATGGGCGTCGGCATGATCGCGATCGTCCCCGAGGACTCGGCGGACGTGGCCCTCGCCACCCTGGCGGACCGAGGCGTGGAGGCATGGGTGGCAGGCGAGATCACGGACCGCGCCGACCACGCGACAGGCGCGGAGCTGGTGGGCGACTACGCCCGCGCCTGA
- a CDS encoding DUF3073 domain-containing protein: MGRGRAKAKQTKVARQLKYSSGGTDLSRLANELGASTSSQPPNGEPFEDDDEEEDDPYAQYADRYNDDDEDEDDQSSGSASSQQRRGA; the protein is encoded by the coding sequence ATGGGGCGCGGCCGGGCAAAGGCCAAGCAGACGAAGGTCGCCCGCCAGCTGAAGTACAGCAGCGGCGGGACTGACCTCTCGCGTCTGGCCAATGAGCTGGGCGCTTCGACTTCGAGCCAGCCGCCGAATGGCGAGCCGTTCGAGGACGACGACGAGGAAGAAGACGACCCGTACGCCCAGTACGCGGATCGGTACAACGACGACGATGAGGACGAGGACGATCAATCCTCAGGTTCCGCGTCGTCGCAACAACGCCGTGGGGCTTGA
- a CDS encoding Leu/Phe/Val dehydrogenase, translating into MTDVTGAPADVLHTLFHSEQGGHEQVVLCQDRATGLKAVIAIHSTALGPALGGTRFYPYASEAEAVADALNLARGMSYKNAMAGLDHGGGKAVIIGDPDIVKSEELLLAYGRFVASLGGRYVTACDVGTYVADMDVVARECRWTTGRSPENGGAGDSSVLTAFGVYQGMRASAQHLWGDPSLRGRLVGIAGVGKVGHHLVRHLREDGAEVVITDVREDAVRRILATYPDGGVTAVADTDALIRTEGLDIYAPCALGGALSDDTLPVLTAKVVCGAANNQLSHPGVEKDLADRGILYAPDYVVNAGGVIQVADELHGFDFERCRAKAAKIYDTTLAIFARAKSDGIPPAAAADRIAEQRMSEARRSR; encoded by the coding sequence GTGACCGACGTAACCGGCGCGCCTGCTGATGTACTGCACACCCTGTTCCACTCGGAGCAGGGGGGTCATGAGCAAGTCGTGCTCTGCCAGGACCGGGCCACCGGCCTCAAGGCCGTGATCGCCATCCACTCCACCGCCCTCGGCCCCGCGCTCGGCGGTACGCGCTTCTACCCGTACGCGAGCGAGGCGGAGGCCGTCGCCGACGCGCTGAACCTCGCCCGCGGGATGTCTTACAAGAACGCCATGGCCGGTCTCGACCACGGCGGCGGCAAAGCCGTGATCATCGGCGATCCGGACATCGTCAAGAGCGAGGAACTCCTCCTCGCCTACGGCCGGTTCGTGGCCTCGCTCGGCGGGCGGTACGTCACCGCGTGCGACGTCGGCACGTATGTGGCCGACATGGACGTGGTCGCGCGCGAGTGCCGCTGGACGACCGGACGGTCCCCGGAGAACGGCGGCGCCGGCGACTCATCCGTCCTGACCGCCTTCGGGGTCTACCAGGGCATGCGGGCGAGCGCGCAGCACCTCTGGGGAGACCCGTCGCTGCGCGGACGCCTGGTCGGCATCGCGGGCGTCGGCAAGGTCGGGCACCACCTGGTGCGGCATCTGCGGGAGGACGGCGCCGAGGTCGTGATCACCGACGTACGGGAGGACGCCGTACGCCGGATTCTGGCCACGTACCCGGACGGCGGGGTCACGGCCGTCGCCGACACCGACGCGCTGATCCGCACCGAGGGGCTGGACATCTACGCGCCCTGCGCGCTGGGCGGGGCGCTCAGCGACGACACCCTGCCCGTGCTGACCGCCAAGGTGGTGTGCGGGGCGGCCAACAACCAGCTCTCGCACCCGGGCGTCGAGAAGGACCTCGCGGACCGCGGGATCCTCTACGCGCCCGACTACGTCGTGAACGCCGGTGGCGTGATCCAGGTGGCCGACGAGCTGCACGGGTTCGACTTCGAGCGGTGCAGGGCGAAGGCCGCGAAGATCTACGACACCACGTTGGCCATATTCGCACGTGCGAAGTCGGACGGTATTCCGCCGGCCGCGGCGGCCGACCGGATCGCCGAGCAGAGGATGTCGGAGGCCCGCCGGAGCCGGTAG
- the bldC gene encoding developmental transcriptional regulator BldC: MTARTPDAEPLLTPAEVATMFRVDPKTVTRWAKAGKLTSIRTLGGHRRYREAEVRALLAGIPQQRSEA, from the coding sequence ATGACCGCTCGCACCCCTGATGCCGAGCCGCTGCTGACCCCGGCTGAGGTCGCCACCATGTTCCGTGTTGACCCCAAGACGGTGACGCGGTGGGCGAAGGCCGGCAAGCTCACGTCCATCCGGACGCTCGGCGGACATCGCCGTTACCGCGAGGCCGAGGTCCGCGCTCTGCTTGCGGGCATTCCGCAGCAGCGCAGCGAGGCCTGA
- a CDS encoding DUF6274 family protein: MSRPHHLGEQGPEHHPGRYFLRPGAPSGRHRRIDGAVVPRYPESRAPDALSPFRRWRMAATARRHETRALLRAHLSAASGYPHLTRHCPICHRLQRLAMERCTETDGDSETDETPGANSGSH; this comes from the coding sequence ATGTCACGCCCACATCACCTCGGCGAACAGGGCCCGGAGCATCACCCCGGGCGGTATTTCCTGCGTCCTGGCGCGCCGTCTGGCCGACACCGTCGTATTGACGGCGCCGTCGTCCCCCGGTACCCAGAGAGCAGGGCCCCTGACGCCCTGTCCCCCTTCCGGAGGTGGCGTATGGCGGCGACCGCACGACGGCATGAGACGCGTGCTCTGCTCCGGGCACATCTGTCGGCCGCCAGCGGGTACCCGCATCTCACCCGGCACTGTCCGATCTGCCACCGGTTACAGAGGCTCGCCATGGAGCGCTGCACCGAGACCGACGGGGACTCCGAGACCGACGAGACACCGGGTGCCAACAGCGGCTCCCACTAG
- the hrpA gene encoding ATP-dependent RNA helicase HrpA, producing MSTQPASAPGAPALGDLAPRLTELSLRDAHRLGRRLEGARRIRKPEARSAVLAEIEAEVAKAELRMAERRSRVPAVSYPEQLPVSQKKDEIAAAIRDHQVVIVAGETGSGKTTQIPKICVELGRGVRGMIGHTQPRRIAARTVAERIADELDTPLGEAVGWKVRFTDQVNQDATVIKLMTDGILLAEIQTDRELRAYDTIIIDEAHERSLNIDFLLGYLAQLLPQRPDLKVVITSATIDPERFSRHFGDAPIVEVSGRTYPVEVRYRPLLEEDSEDSDRDQITAICDAVDELQGEGKGDILVFLSGEREIRDTADALGKKNYRFTEVLPLYARLSHAEQHRVFQQHTGRRIVLATNVAETSLTVPGIKYVIDPGFARISRYSHRTKVQRLPIEAISQASANQRKGRCGRTSDGICIRLYSEDDFEARAEFTDAEILRTNLASVILQMTAAGLGDIEKFPFIDPPDHRNIRDGVQLLQELNALDPAEKDPRKRLTDTGRKLAQLPVDPRLARMVLEADKNGCVREVMVIAAALSIQDPRERPVEKQTQADQQHARFKDETSDFLALLNLWRYVREQQKERGSSSFRRMCKQEYLNFLRIREWQDIYTQLRTVARQMGIHPNEDDAPEQSVHVSLLAGLLSHIGMKDVPKSTSGTSGASTSTGDSPRTASGKNEYVGARNAKFAIFPGSALFKKPPRFVMSAELVETSRLWARVNARIEPEWVEPLAEHLLKRTYSEPHWEKDQAAVMAYEKVTLYGVPIVAQRKVNYGRIDAEVSRELFVRNALVEGDWRTHHKFFADNRRLLTEVEELEHRARRRDILVDDETLFDFYDERVPEHVVSGAHFDSWWKHKRLEEPEFLDFERAMLINERAGDVSKDDYPDAWHQGPLKFRVTYQFEPGADADGVTVHIPLQVLNQVTDEGFDWQIPGLREELVTELIRSLPKPIRRNYVPAPNFAQRFLAAAVPLQEPLTVTMARELKRMVGVPFTADDFDWDRVPDHLRVTFRIVDERRRKLAEDKDLEVLRLQLKPKARQAISQAAAATAERTGAESLERTGLTDWSIGTLTPLFETRRAGQPVKAYPALVDNGDTVSVRLFDTEAEQQQAMWKGTRRLILRNIPVNPAKFASEKLTNVQKLALSANPHGSIQALFDDCAMAAADKLIADFGGPAWDEESHRKLYEKVRAEIVDTTVRTVNQVQQVLAAWQACERRLKGVRSAVLLPNLTDVRGQLDALVRPGFVTATGLRRLPDLMRYLVAADRRLQQMPTNAQRDTARMEKVHEMQDEYAWLLEQLPQGRPVPSAVTDIRWMIEELRVSYFAHALGTAYPVSDKRIVKAIDAQAP from the coding sequence ATGTCTACGCAACCCGCCTCCGCCCCCGGCGCTCCCGCTCTCGGTGACCTCGCCCCCCGCCTGACCGAGCTGTCCCTGCGCGACGCGCACCGGCTCGGGCGCAGGCTCGAGGGTGCGCGCAGGATCCGCAAGCCGGAGGCCCGTTCCGCCGTCCTCGCCGAGATCGAGGCGGAGGTCGCGAAGGCCGAGCTGAGGATGGCCGAGCGCCGCAGCCGCGTGCCGGCCGTCAGCTATCCCGAGCAGCTTCCCGTCAGTCAGAAGAAGGACGAGATCGCCGCCGCCATCCGCGATCACCAGGTCGTCATCGTCGCCGGTGAGACCGGGTCCGGGAAGACCACCCAGATCCCCAAGATCTGCGTCGAGCTCGGCCGGGGCGTCCGCGGCATGATCGGGCACACCCAGCCCCGTCGTATCGCCGCCCGTACCGTCGCCGAGCGGATCGCGGACGAGCTGGACACACCTCTCGGTGAGGCAGTCGGCTGGAAGGTCCGGTTCACCGACCAGGTGAACCAGGACGCGACGGTCATCAAGCTGATGACGGACGGCATCCTGCTCGCCGAGATCCAGACCGACCGCGAGCTGCGCGCCTACGACACGATCATCATCGACGAGGCCCACGAGCGGTCCCTCAACATCGACTTCCTGCTCGGATATCTGGCGCAACTGCTGCCCCAGCGGCCCGACCTGAAGGTCGTCATCACCTCGGCGACCATCGACCCCGAGCGCTTCTCCCGGCACTTCGGCGACGCCCCCATCGTGGAGGTCTCCGGCCGTACGTACCCGGTCGAGGTCCGCTACCGCCCGCTCCTCGAAGAGGACAGCGAGGACTCCGACCGCGACCAGATCACCGCGATCTGCGACGCCGTCGACGAGCTCCAGGGCGAGGGCAAGGGCGACATCCTCGTCTTCCTCTCCGGCGAGCGCGAGATCCGTGACACGGCGGACGCGCTGGGCAAGAAGAACTACCGGTTCACCGAGGTCCTGCCCCTGTACGCCCGTCTCTCGCACGCCGAGCAGCACCGTGTGTTCCAGCAGCACACAGGGCGCAGGATCGTTCTGGCGACCAACGTCGCCGAGACCTCGCTCACCGTGCCGGGCATCAAGTACGTCATCGACCCCGGCTTCGCCCGTATCTCCCGCTACAGCCACCGCACCAAGGTCCAGCGGCTGCCCATCGAGGCGATCTCGCAGGCCAGCGCCAACCAGCGCAAGGGCCGCTGCGGCCGTACGTCGGACGGCATCTGCATCCGGCTCTACAGCGAGGACGACTTCGAGGCCCGCGCGGAGTTCACGGACGCCGAGATCCTGCGGACGAACCTCGCCTCCGTCATCCTCCAGATGACCGCGGCCGGGCTCGGCGACATCGAGAAGTTCCCCTTCATCGACCCGCCGGACCACCGCAACATCCGCGACGGCGTCCAGCTTCTCCAGGAGCTCAACGCGCTCGACCCCGCCGAGAAGGACCCCCGCAAACGGCTCACCGACACCGGCCGCAAGCTCGCCCAGCTGCCCGTCGACCCCCGGCTGGCCCGGATGGTCCTGGAGGCCGACAAGAACGGCTGTGTCCGCGAGGTCATGGTGATCGCCGCCGCGCTCTCCATCCAGGACCCGCGCGAGCGCCCCGTCGAGAAGCAGACGCAGGCCGACCAGCAGCACGCCCGCTTCAAGGACGAGACGTCCGACTTCCTCGCCCTGCTCAACCTCTGGCGGTACGTCCGTGAGCAGCAGAAGGAGCGGGGCTCGTCCTCGTTCCGGCGGATGTGCAAGCAGGAGTACCTGAACTTCCTGCGCATCCGCGAGTGGCAGGACATCTACACCCAGCTCCGTACCGTGGCCCGCCAGATGGGCATCCACCCCAACGAGGACGACGCCCCCGAGCAGAGCGTCCACGTCTCCCTCCTGGCCGGCCTCCTCTCCCACATCGGGATGAAGGACGTACCCAAGTCCACCAGCGGCACGTCCGGAGCGTCCACGTCGACCGGCGACAGCCCTCGCACCGCCTCCGGCAAGAACGAGTACGTCGGTGCCCGCAACGCCAAGTTCGCGATCTTCCCCGGCTCCGCCCTCTTCAAGAAGCCCCCGCGCTTCGTGATGTCGGCGGAGCTGGTGGAGACCTCACGGCTCTGGGCCCGCGTCAACGCCCGTATCGAACCCGAGTGGGTCGAGCCCCTCGCCGAGCACCTCCTCAAGCGCACGTACAGCGAGCCGCACTGGGAGAAGGACCAGGCCGCGGTGATGGCGTACGAGAAGGTGACGCTGTACGGCGTACCGATCGTCGCCCAGCGGAAGGTGAACTACGGGCGCATCGACGCGGAGGTGTCCCGCGAGCTGTTCGTCCGGAACGCGCTGGTCGAGGGCGACTGGCGGACGCACCACAAGTTCTTCGCCGACAACCGCCGACTCCTCACCGAGGTCGAGGAGTTGGAGCACCGGGCCCGCCGCCGGGACATCCTGGTCGACGACGAGACGCTCTTCGACTTCTACGACGAGCGCGTCCCCGAACACGTGGTGTCCGGGGCCCACTTCGACTCGTGGTGGAAGCACAAGCGTCTTGAGGAGCCCGAGTTCCTCGACTTCGAACGGGCGATGCTCATCAACGAGCGCGCCGGTGACGTCAGCAAGGACGACTATCCGGACGCCTGGCACCAGGGACCGCTCAAGTTCCGGGTGACGTACCAGTTCGAGCCGGGCGCGGACGCCGACGGTGTGACCGTCCACATCCCGCTCCAGGTGCTGAACCAGGTCACCGACGAGGGCTTCGACTGGCAGATCCCGGGCCTGCGCGAGGAGTTGGTGACGGAGCTCATCCGCTCGCTGCCCAAGCCGATCCGCCGCAACTACGTCCCGGCGCCCAACTTCGCCCAGCGTTTCCTGGCTGCCGCGGTACCCCTCCAGGAGCCGCTGACGGTCACCATGGCCCGCGAGTTGAAGCGCATGGTCGGAGTCCCCTTCACCGCCGACGACTTCGACTGGGACCGGGTCCCGGACCATCTCCGTGTCACCTTCCGGATCGTCGACGAGCGGCGCCGCAAGCTGGCCGAGGACAAGGACCTCGAAGTCCTGCGCCTCCAGCTCAAGCCGAAGGCCCGTCAGGCCATCTCCCAGGCCGCCGCGGCCACCGCGGAGCGCACCGGCGCCGAGTCGCTGGAACGCACCGGCCTGACGGACTGGTCGATCGGCACCCTGACACCGCTCTTCGAGACACGCAGAGCCGGCCAGCCGGTGAAGGCGTATCCGGCACTGGTCGACAACGGCGACACCGTCTCCGTACGCCTCTTCGACACCGAGGCCGAGCAGCAGCAGGCGATGTGGAAGGGCACCCGGCGGCTGATTCTGCGCAACATCCCGGTCAATCCTGCGAAGTTCGCGTCCGAAAAGTTGACGAATGTTCAGAAGCTCGCGCTGTCGGCGAATCCGCACGGTTCGATCCAGGCCCTGTTCGACGACTGCGCGATGGCCGCGGCCGACAAGCTGATCGCCGATTTCGGGGGTCCGGCATGGGACGAGGAGTCGCACCGGAAGCTGTACGAGAAGGTGCGCGCGGAGATCGTCGACACGACGGTCCGTACGGTCAACCAGGTGCAGCAGGTGCTGGCCGCCTGGCAGGCCTGTGAGCGCCGTCTGAAGGGCGTACGCAGCGCCGTGCTCCTCCCGAACCTGACGGACGTCCGGGGGCAGCTGGACGCCCTCGTACGGCCCGGCTTCGTGACGGCGACCGGTCTGCGGCGCCTGCCCGACCTGATGCGCTATCTCGTCGCCGCGGACCGGCGCCTGCAGCAGATGCCCACCAACGCCCAGCGGGACACCGCCCGTATGGAGAAGGTGCACGAGATGCAGGACGAGTACGCCTGGCTGCTGGAGCAGTTGCCGCAGGGCCGGCCGGTGCCGTCGGCGGTCACGGACATCCGCTGGATGATCGAGGAGCTCCGCGTCAGCTACTTCGCCCACGCGCTGGGCACGGCGTACCCGGTGTCGGACAAGCGGATCGTGAAGGCGATCGACGCACAGGCCCCGTAA
- a CDS encoding ANTAR domain-containing protein encodes MSDRAVTTQLTVAAEVRLAPLGPPPSDVQAPPLGIETRPEGYATLVVVSGAIDLVTEQALHNGLSQALARSERGIELDLSGVDFCDCSGLNVLLRVRRRALDEGKIITIRSAGSAMLRLFSITGTLPLFAGTGDADETAVTSEPDETGQDLKIELVQLRRAMQTRPVIDLARGILMASFGLNAEDSWRVLVSVSQNTNTKLHEVAGDLVGAVTGDPLPESFRLRIAEAVAGLRTAPEDPSPSSPHP; translated from the coding sequence ATGTCAGATCGCGCAGTTACCACGCAGCTCACGGTGGCGGCCGAGGTCCGCCTGGCACCGCTCGGCCCTCCGCCGAGCGATGTCCAGGCACCCCCGCTCGGGATCGAGACCCGGCCCGAGGGCTACGCGACGCTCGTCGTGGTGTCGGGTGCGATCGACCTCGTCACCGAGCAGGCACTGCACAACGGTCTGAGCCAGGCCCTCGCCCGTTCGGAACGCGGCATCGAGCTCGATCTGAGCGGCGTCGACTTCTGTGACTGCTCGGGGCTCAACGTCCTGCTCCGCGTCCGCAGGCGCGCCCTCGACGAGGGGAAGATCATCACCATTCGGTCGGCAGGCAGCGCGATGCTCCGGCTCTTCTCGATCACCGGCACCCTGCCGCTGTTCGCAGGCACCGGCGACGCCGACGAGACCGCCGTCACGAGCGAGCCCGACGAAACCGGCCAGGACCTGAAAATCGAACTGGTCCAGCTCCGGCGCGCCATGCAGACGCGGCCCGTCATCGACCTCGCGCGGGGCATCCTCATGGCGTCCTTCGGTCTGAACGCCGAGGACTCCTGGCGAGTGCTCGTCTCGGTCTCCCAGAACACCAACACCAAGCTGCACGAGGTGGCCGGCGACCTCGTCGGCGCCGTCACGGGCGACCCGCTCCCCGAGTCGTTCCGCCTCCGGATCGCCGAGGCGGTCGCCGGACTCCGGACGGCGCCGGAGGACCCTTCGCCCTCTAGTCCTCACCCCTGA
- a CDS encoding helix-turn-helix transcriptional regulator, translated as MRGVPEAHTGWTFLTNHSRVLAAIAENPTVRIRDIAAHCRLTERAVQKIVADLEAAGYLTHTRQGRSNAYRIEEGTILRHPADEGLRVAQLLSLLSRHDDAHAGDRGELQSTAPHARSPEDDQ; from the coding sequence ATGCGTGGAGTACCCGAAGCACACACTGGCTGGACGTTCCTCACCAACCACTCCCGTGTCCTGGCTGCGATCGCGGAGAACCCCACCGTCCGTATCCGTGACATCGCCGCGCACTGCCGGCTCACCGAGCGTGCCGTCCAGAAGATCGTCGCGGATCTGGAGGCGGCCGGTTATCTCACCCACACCCGTCAGGGGCGCTCCAACGCGTACCGGATCGAGGAGGGGACCATCCTGCGGCACCCGGCCGACGAGGGGCTGAGAGTGGCGCAGCTGCTGTCCCTCCTCTCACGACACGACGACGCGCACGCCGGTGACAGGGGTGAACTGCAGTCGACGGCTCCGCACGCGAGAAGCCCCGAAGACGATCAGTGA